A genomic window from Helicobacter pylori includes:
- a CDS encoding type IIG restriction enzyme/methyltransferase, which yields MINFNFKPLEYFIKKYSPQTPTTETIENFEKEINSLLENTLRQDDEEFQKNEINKFLNNVYNYECNTSKKVDSAIYVGGEVQVLIEVKRLSNKNEFPKDKENPLSKAFCQMVLYFLDKIEKEKNNSLKHTIICNAHEYFLFDCKDLFFLKDDKQIKKLYDHYAKKAGTDSSKRKFYDDLESHLQGDFQGELPYTYFNLNDWNDEQLPCIYQILSEEVLLKQKRTLDANTLNKDFYEELLYILGLEEQKEQKGGKILIKPSDTKNSLSYALKEQYNNLDDEEVMALLIAWNNRILFLRLLESLLISFQHFEKPFLTTENFKDFNVLNTLFFEVLAKKNSERSQAIKEHKIFGKIPYLNSSLFDKTPLELNGHEIKLLNNKPLEIYPKSILKKDNPKQEPLPLLEYLFEFLRLYKFTTTPEDIKNNTDTSESRLINPSVLGLVFEKLNGYKEGSFYTPSFITSYMCKESITKIVLDKFNAIYQWDCENLKALREKIDRNFSNEKAKEYLQVLLTLRICDPAVGSGHFLVSALNEMVRVAYDLGLIASLYRCDLMLENDEIIIYTPPKDEVFKYTMTEIENDPHHQIQKELFNLKKSIIENCLFGVDINPNSCEITKLRLWIELLKYSYYIFEEGKNTHDLETLPNIDINIKCGNSLISRFNLNDDLKKISNIKKKIQEYKDLVAQYKDPNPLYSLNKTDLINKIQELKNTFSLTLKDPKTKAELEKAIEKHIKNYNDFALDDKSLLDGLNYFIPSLFGTPKLSPKEEEEAFASYGRIRALRKKLDDALSGGEYQNAFEWRFEFPEVLDDEGNFLGFDCIIGNPPYMQVKKGLYSSIFYPFSEAKDVGKQNTYKVFIELGFNLVRQKGLISLITQSSIMCDKSAQFTRELLLKYCQMHYFVEFNKKQKLFSNVIQGVCILEFLKNEPHKEHAFKIAINNTQTQMNQIQYKQIKQDEILKFFPLYEIPLIKSGEMEIVRKIKTDKILFRDLLEKSLQGNINTIHLKDIQDEKETNGRIYKGANCHRYFLDTQYLFAKDNQITQQIFEKNYYQNIIVTQNITGTSDAYRIHANLIEVKNQKMLFLDTCNLSYCKEREHAKFLVGLLNSRLLDWLFRKTSTNNHVNLYELETLPIPKITTKNQELAQKITDCAERILKAKEKDPKANTQELEQKIDALVYQLYNLTDEEIKIIEDAQ from the coding sequence ATGATTAATTTTAATTTCAAACCGCTTGAATATTTCATTAAAAAGTATAGTCCCCAAACACCCACGACAGAAACTATAGAAAACTTTGAAAAAGAAATAAACAGCTTATTAGAAAACACGCTAAGACAAGATGATGAAGAATTTCAAAAAAATGAAATTAATAAGTTTTTAAACAATGTCTATAACTATGAATGCAACACCAGTAAAAAAGTGGATAGCGCGATCTATGTGGGTGGGGAAGTTCAAGTGCTTATTGAAGTCAAAAGACTGAGCAATAAAAACGAATTCCCCAAAGACAAAGAAAACCCACTCAGTAAAGCCTTTTGTCAAATGGTTTTGTATTTTTTAGATAAAATAGAAAAAGAAAAAAACAATTCCCTAAAACACACCATTATTTGCAACGCGCATGAATATTTTCTTTTTGATTGCAAAGATTTGTTTTTTTTAAAAGACGATAAACAAATCAAAAAACTCTATGACCATTACGCTAAAAAAGCAGGCACAGACTCTTCAAAAAGAAAATTTTACGATGATTTGGAATCGCACTTGCAAGGAGATTTTCAGGGCGAACTCCCCTACACTTATTTTAATTTGAACGATTGGAATGATGAACAACTCCCTTGTATCTATCAAATTTTAAGCGAAGAAGTCCTTTTAAAACAAAAAAGAACCCTTGACGCTAACACGCTTAACAAAGATTTTTATGAAGAGCTTCTTTATATTTTAGGGTTAGAAGAGCAAAAAGAGCAAAAAGGGGGGAAAATTTTAATCAAGCCTAGCGATACCAAAAACTCCCTAAGTTATGCCCTAAAAGAGCAATACAACAATTTAGATGATGAAGAAGTCATGGCGTTACTGATTGCTTGGAATAACCGCATTTTGTTTTTACGGCTTTTAGAAAGCCTTTTAATTTCTTTCCAGCATTTTGAAAAACCTTTTTTAACCACAGAAAACTTTAAGGATTTCAACGTCCTAAACACCCTCTTTTTTGAAGTCCTAGCCAAGAAAAACAGCGAGCGCTCCCAAGCCATTAAAGAACACAAGATTTTCGGAAAAATCCCTTATTTGAACTCCAGTTTGTTTGATAAAACGCCTTTGGAATTGAATGGGCATGAAATCAAATTACTCAACAACAAGCCTTTAGAGATTTATCCCAAGTCCATTCTCAAAAAAGACAACCCAAAACAAGAGCCTTTGCCCTTGCTGGAATACCTTTTTGAATTTTTGCGCCTTTATAAATTCACCACTACTCCTGAAGACATTAAAAATAATACCGATACCAGCGAAAGCCGTTTGATTAACCCTAGCGTTTTGGGGCTTGTTTTTGAAAAACTCAACGGCTATAAAGAGGGGAGTTTTTATACCCCAAGCTTCATCACAAGCTACATGTGCAAAGAGAGCATCACGAAAATCGTGTTGGATAAATTCAACGCCATTTATCAGTGGGACTGCGAAAATCTAAAAGCGTTGCGAGAAAAAATAGACAGAAATTTTTCAAATGAAAAAGCTAAAGAATACTTGCAAGTCCTTCTCACTTTACGCATTTGCGATCCGGCGGTGGGGAGCGGGCATTTTTTAGTCTCTGCACTCAATGAAATGGTGCGGGTTGCTTACGATCTAGGGCTTATCGCTTCCTTGTATCGTTGCGATCTCATGTTGGAAAACGATGAAATCATCATTTACACGCCACCAAAAGATGAAGTCTTTAAATATACCATGACAGAGATTGAAAACGACCCCCACCACCAAATCCAAAAAGAACTTTTTAATCTTAAAAAATCCATCATTGAAAACTGCCTTTTTGGCGTGGACATTAACCCCAATTCTTGCGAAATCACCAAGCTCAGGCTATGGATAGAGCTTTTAAAATACAGCTATTATATTTTTGAAGAGGGCAAGAACACTCACGATCTTGAAACCCTCCCCAACATTGATATTAATATCAAGTGCGGTAATAGTTTGATTTCACGCTTTAATTTGAATGATGATCTCAAAAAGATTTCCAATATCAAGAAAAAAATCCAAGAATACAAAGATCTAGTCGCCCAATACAAAGACCCAAACCCTCTCTATTCCTTAAATAAAACTGATCTTATCAATAAAATCCAAGAGTTAAAAAACACTTTTTCCCTCACGCTCAAAGACCCTAAAACTAAAGCAGAGCTTGAAAAGGCTATTGAAAAACACATTAAAAATTACAATGATTTTGCCCTAGACGATAAGAGTTTGCTAGATGGTTTAAATTACTTTATCCCAAGCCTTTTTGGTACGCCCAAGCTAAGCCCTAAAGAAGAAGAGGAGGCTTTTGCTTCTTATGGGCGCATTAGAGCTTTGAGAAAAAAGCTTGATGACGCCTTAAGTGGTGGGGAGTATCAAAATGCGTTTGAATGGCGCTTTGAATTTCCTGAAGTGCTAGATGATGAAGGGAATTTTTTAGGCTTTGATTGCATTATAGGCAATCCGCCTTATATGCAAGTTAAAAAAGGATTGTATTCATCTATTTTTTATCCATTTAGTGAAGCGAAAGATGTTGGAAAACAAAATACCTACAAGGTTTTTATTGAGCTTGGTTTTAATCTAGTAAGACAAAAAGGGTTAATATCTCTTATCACACAAAGTTCAATCATGTGTGATAAATCTGCACAATTTACAAGAGAGTTATTGTTAAAATATTGCCAAATGCATTATTTTGTGGAGTTTAATAAAAAACAAAAATTATTCAGCAATGTGATTCAAGGGGTGTGTATATTAGAATTTTTAAAAAATGAACCCCATAAAGAACATGCCTTCAAAATTGCTATCAATAACACTCAAACCCAAATGAACCAAATTCAATATAAACAAATCAAACAAGATGAGATTTTAAAATTTTTCCCACTTTATGAAATACCGCTAATTAAAAGTGGGGAAATGGAAATTGTTAGAAAGATCAAAACAGACAAGATTTTATTTAGAGATTTATTGGAAAAATCTCTACAAGGCAACATTAATACTATACATTTAAAAGATATTCAAGATGAAAAAGAAACTAATGGTCGTATTTACAAGGGTGCAAATTGCCACAGGTATTTTTTAGACACACAATATTTATTCGCAAAAGATAATCAGATCACTCAACAAATTTTTGAAAAAAATTACTATCAAAATATCATCGTAACACAAAATATTACAGGGACTTCAGACGCTTATCGCATTCATGCCAATCTCATAGAGGTAAAGAATCAAAAAATGCTTTTTTTGGATACTTGTAACCTTTCATATTGTAAAGAGCGAGAGCATGCAAAATTTCTTGTTGGGTTGCTAAATTCTAGACTTCTTGATTGGTTATTTAGAAAAACAAGCACTAATAACCATGTTAATTTATATGAACTTGAAACTCTCCCCATTCCTAAAATCACCACTAAAAACCAAGAATTAGCCCAAAAAATCACCGATTGCGCAGAGCGGATCTTAAAAGCAAAAGAAAAAGACCCCAAAGCCAACACCCAAGAATTAGAACAAAAAATTGACGCTTTAGTCTATCAGCTCTATAACCTCACCGATGAAGAGATTAAAATCATTGAAGACGCACAATAA